The following are from one region of the Bradyrhizobium sediminis genome:
- a CDS encoding phasin family protein: MSEEGRDRFEIPKEMRSMAEASFDQARKAFEKFVSSAQATAGTIEEKGEAVRAGAKEISAKAISYAEKNVQASLDYAQSLLHARDLTEVMRLHSEYVQTQMRSLAEQASEMGQAVSRAAMDAGRAAMDAAKRKD; this comes from the coding sequence ATGAGCGAAGAAGGGCGTGACCGTTTCGAGATTCCCAAGGAAATGCGATCGATGGCCGAGGCGAGCTTTGACCAGGCCCGCAAGGCCTTCGAGAAGTTCGTCTCCAGCGCGCAAGCGACCGCTGGAACGATCGAGGAGAAGGGGGAGGCGGTTCGGGCCGGCGCCAAGGAAATCAGCGCCAAGGCGATCTCCTACGCCGAAAAGAACGTTCAGGCGTCGCTGGACTATGCGCAGTCGCTGCTGCACGCCAGGGATCTGACCGAGGTGATGCGGTTGCACAGCGAATATGTGCAGACGCAGATGCGGTCGCTGGCGGAACAGGCCAGCGAAATGGGCCAAGCCGTGAGCCGTGCGGCGATGGATGCCGGCCGGGCCGCGATGGATGCTGCCAAGCGGAAAGACTAA
- a CDS encoding 4-hydroxy-tetrahydrodipicolinate synthase family protein, with translation MTDLRSQLQGLWLPLVTPFRDGELDETSLRRLVRHYADGPVDGLILAATSGEGMTLGIAELERVVALVRVEISESGRYLPICLGLSGASTRKMLDTLDETATWPIDGYLIASPYYLRPSQRGLQQHFSALADHASWPIVLYNIPYRTAVNLTNETLLELAQHPNIVGLKDCCADRAQSIDLLRRRPAGFRVLTGEDAQYYEALGDGADGAILLSAHIETETFASVRTLLREGNRDAASARWESIAELTRLLFAEPSPAPAKYWLARTGLIERAEVRLPMVEVGAELAARLDAEMERRREASPQAA, from the coding sequence ATGACTGACCTTCGATCGCAATTGCAGGGCCTCTGGCTGCCGCTCGTCACGCCGTTCCGCGACGGCGAGCTCGACGAAACCTCATTGCGCCGGCTGGTGCGACACTATGCCGATGGACCGGTCGACGGACTGATCCTCGCGGCGACGTCGGGCGAAGGCATGACGCTCGGCATCGCCGAACTGGAGCGGGTCGTCGCTCTCGTTCGCGTCGAGATCAGCGAAAGCGGACGCTACCTGCCGATCTGTCTCGGGCTGTCGGGCGCCAGCACGCGCAAGATGCTCGACACGCTCGACGAGACCGCCACTTGGCCGATCGACGGTTACCTGATCGCAAGTCCCTATTACCTGCGGCCGTCGCAGCGCGGCCTCCAGCAACATTTCAGCGCGCTGGCCGATCATGCCTCGTGGCCGATCGTGCTCTACAACATTCCCTACCGGACCGCGGTCAACCTGACGAACGAGACGCTGCTGGAGCTCGCGCAACACCCGAACATCGTCGGCCTGAAGGATTGCTGCGCCGACCGCGCACAGTCCATCGACCTGTTGCGCCGGCGGCCGGCGGGCTTTCGGGTTCTGACCGGCGAGGACGCGCAATATTACGAGGCACTCGGCGACGGCGCCGACGGCGCCATCCTGCTGTCGGCGCACATCGAGACCGAGACGTTCGCATCGGTGCGCACGCTGCTGAGGGAGGGCAACCGCGACGCCGCTTCGGCGCGCTGGGAAAGCATTGCCGAACTCACCCGCCTGTTGTTCGCCGAGCCGAGCCCGGCGCCGGCGAAGTACTGGCTGGCGCGGACCGGGCTGATCGAGCGCGCCGAGGTCCGCCTGCCGATGGTCGAAGTCGGCGCCGAACTGGCGGCGCGGCTTGATGCGGAGATGGAGCGAAGGCGGGAGGCATCGCCGCAAGCGGCATAG
- a CDS encoding Lrp/AsnC family transcriptional regulator, which translates to MSKNLDEIDLKILAEIQADGRITNVELAKRVGISPPPCLRRVRTLEEAGYIQGYRGLLDPRRLGFDVTVFASVHLSSQADADLRAFEDFVRAEPLVRECWMLSGEVDFILKCVAPDMATFQDFVTHLTAAPHVRNVRTSLVLHNSKYEAAVPLELKVPG; encoded by the coding sequence GTGTCGAAGAATCTTGACGAAATCGACCTCAAAATCCTCGCCGAAATCCAGGCCGACGGCCGAATCACCAATGTCGAATTGGCCAAGCGCGTCGGCATCTCGCCGCCGCCCTGCCTGCGCCGGGTCCGGACGCTCGAGGAAGCCGGCTATATCCAGGGCTATCGCGGCTTGCTGGATCCGCGCCGGCTCGGTTTCGACGTCACGGTGTTCGCGTCCGTGCACCTTTCCAGCCAGGCCGACGCCGATCTGCGCGCGTTCGAGGATTTCGTGCGCGCCGAGCCCCTGGTGCGGGAATGCTGGATGCTGTCGGGCGAGGTCGATTTCATCCTGAAATGCGTGGCTCCCGACATGGCGACGTTCCAGGATTTCGTCACCCATCTGACGGCCGCACCCCATGTGCGCAACGTCCGGACGTCGCTGGTGCTGCACAACTCGAAATACGAGGCCGCGGTGCCGCTGGAATTGAAAGTGCCGGGCTAG
- a CDS encoding PAS domain-containing protein codes for MNNAEFQLRGVGDPRLAVHATSALPAWLWSTDGTRILWANPVGARLFGAANGAILARKLFGPADQHRRQVAQLAGRLPAAGATRLERLRGFGAPLGALVTCGCARLEFADGNHGILIAAAEAVGRAMPLVERLQRLVEGIDSPIAAFARDGMFVGASDAARPLLGFRNLSEAGLDEARSDALKQGRVETPVGIGHMVLQRVGSGADIGLVALIAPAATPEAAPAAPAAEQPIAPPGEVPLPDYEQPAISGEAPAEFALIDEFAMAPPAEPVATAPAEPVQQPIAPPAEWTIPAYEQPAASGEAPAEFALIGEFGTSPPDERAEAAAAEPAPQTVAPPGDLPTPDYEQPAISGEAPAEFTLLDEFAGPSAEPAAEPTPPGEPSEPDLQSVLQLDMPFVEASHAKPPAEATTPDLEIHGHEPSPYVEAVADEPDAPVVTPEPIKAPSWLDEPTPGARRHPLRFMWHMDADGRFLLGSDEFSRLIGARTAAGFGRLWSEIAETFGLDPDGRVAKAVAAGSTWSGITLDWPVDGGGRLPVELSGLPIYDHSGKLAGYRGFGVCRDLDGLTRLAALRRYEFFGAPGAPRALSADIVEPDRTNDAPAADQSGQPPAASTVTPELPEPIADETSQRTDLETPVETPIETLKNVLPFRPISESKSPVLTPVENSAFNELARQLAARLESEHGASAAPDASGATDDVVGLSAVTEAREPPGEAPEWLTQPEPPARGETRRDRALLDLLPVGVLIYRLDRLLYANRAFLERIGYDSLHALEEAGGLDALYVEPGVSSASSTSDTGTPVTISASEDSSGRAPMAATDARLYTISWDDDSALALICSGAPTEAAAVAAAIAPAIASSEPSAVGHANAEELGAILDTTAEGIVMFDAEGNLNSCNRSAEALFGYDGEALVQRNLAELFAPESQRVVQDYLESIKGAGFASLLDHGRDALARVRGGGIIPVSMTMGRTRPEGPNFFAVFRDLSQTRKSEGELQQARRLADRAANAKADMLARISHEVRTPLNAIIGFAEVMIGERFGSLGNERYVEYMKDIRASGERVIAIINDLLDLSRIETGKLDLAFTNQNLNELVESCVAVMQPQANRERIIIRTSLAHALPPVIADARALRQITLNLIGNSIHLANAGGQVIVSTALSDFGEVVLRVRDTGHGLNDNEVAAAMEPFRNHAPSDRASDSGVSLSLTKALVEANRAQFHIKPGAHSGTLIEVVFSREMARA; via the coding sequence ATGAACAACGCGGAATTCCAGTTGCGAGGCGTCGGCGATCCGCGACTGGCGGTGCATGCGACGAGCGCGCTGCCCGCCTGGCTGTGGTCGACCGACGGCACCCGGATTCTGTGGGCCAATCCGGTCGGCGCAAGATTGTTCGGCGCCGCCAATGGCGCGATCCTGGCCAGGAAGCTTTTCGGTCCGGCGGATCAGCACCGCCGGCAGGTGGCGCAACTCGCCGGCCGGCTGCCGGCGGCTGGCGCGACCCGGCTGGAGCGGCTGCGCGGCTTCGGCGCGCCGCTCGGCGCGTTGGTGACCTGCGGCTGCGCGCGGCTCGAATTTGCCGACGGCAACCACGGCATTCTGATTGCGGCCGCCGAGGCGGTGGGCCGCGCGATGCCGCTGGTCGAACGGTTGCAGCGCCTGGTCGAAGGCATCGATTCGCCGATCGCCGCCTTCGCACGCGACGGCATGTTCGTCGGCGCCAGCGACGCCGCGCGGCCGCTGCTGGGCTTTCGCAATCTCTCCGAGGCCGGTCTCGATGAGGCGCGCAGCGACGCGCTGAAGCAGGGCCGCGTCGAGACGCCGGTCGGCATCGGCCACATGGTGCTGCAGCGCGTCGGCAGCGGCGCGGACATCGGACTGGTGGCGCTGATCGCGCCCGCCGCCACGCCGGAAGCGGCACCGGCCGCGCCCGCCGCCGAGCAGCCGATCGCACCGCCGGGCGAGGTGCCGTTGCCCGACTACGAACAACCGGCGATTTCAGGCGAGGCCCCGGCCGAGTTCGCGCTGATCGACGAGTTCGCGATGGCGCCACCGGCTGAGCCCGTTGCGACTGCGCCGGCCGAACCAGTGCAGCAGCCGATCGCGCCGCCGGCGGAATGGACGATACCTGCCTACGAGCAGCCGGCGGCTTCAGGCGAAGCCCCGGCCGAATTCGCACTAATCGGCGAGTTCGGCACATCGCCACCGGACGAGCGGGCGGAAGCAGCAGCTGCCGAACCCGCGCCGCAGACGGTCGCGCCGCCGGGCGACCTGCCGACGCCCGACTACGAGCAACCGGCGATATCGGGCGAAGCCCCGGCCGAGTTCACATTGCTCGACGAATTCGCGGGACCATCAGCAGAGCCTGCCGCCGAACCCACACCTCCCGGCGAGCCCTCCGAGCCCGACCTGCAGTCGGTGTTGCAGCTCGACATGCCCTTTGTCGAAGCCTCGCACGCCAAGCCGCCGGCAGAAGCCACAACGCCTGATCTCGAAATTCACGGGCACGAACCTTCGCCCTATGTCGAGGCCGTTGCCGACGAGCCGGATGCGCCGGTCGTCACGCCGGAGCCGATCAAGGCGCCGTCATGGCTGGATGAGCCCACGCCGGGTGCCCGCCGCCACCCGCTGCGCTTCATGTGGCATATGGATGCCGACGGCCGCTTCCTGCTCGGCTCGGACGAATTCAGCCGCCTGATCGGGGCGCGCACCGCTGCGGGCTTCGGACGGCTGTGGAGCGAGATCGCCGAGACGTTCGGGCTCGATCCCGACGGCCGCGTCGCCAAGGCGGTCGCCGCCGGCAGCACCTGGAGCGGCATCACCCTGGACTGGCCGGTCGATGGCGGCGGCCGGTTGCCGGTGGAGCTGTCGGGACTGCCGATCTACGATCACAGCGGAAAGCTTGCAGGCTATCGCGGCTTCGGGGTGTGCCGCGATCTCGACGGCCTGACGCGGCTCGCAGCACTGCGCCGCTACGAGTTCTTCGGTGCGCCGGGTGCGCCGCGGGCGCTGTCGGCCGATATCGTCGAGCCCGATCGCACCAACGATGCGCCCGCCGCGGACCAGTCCGGACAGCCCCCGGCCGCATCGACGGTCACGCCCGAATTGCCAGAACCGATTGCCGACGAGACTTCACAACGAACCGATTTGGAAACGCCCGTGGAAACGCCAATCGAAACGCTCAAGAACGTCCTGCCGTTTCGCCCGATCAGCGAATCGAAATCGCCTGTCCTGACCCCGGTGGAAAACAGCGCCTTCAACGAACTCGCCCGGCAATTGGCGGCGCGGCTCGAAAGCGAGCACGGCGCTTCTGCGGCGCCTGATGCATCCGGCGCGACCGATGATGTCGTCGGGCTGTCGGCCGTAACCGAAGCGCGCGAGCCACCCGGCGAAGCGCCGGAATGGCTGACGCAGCCCGAGCCGCCCGCGCGCGGCGAGACCCGGCGCGACAGGGCGCTGCTCGATCTTCTGCCCGTCGGCGTCCTGATCTACCGGCTCGACCGGCTGCTGTATGCCAACCGCGCCTTCCTTGAGCGGATCGGCTACGACAGCCTGCACGCGCTCGAAGAGGCCGGCGGCCTCGACGCGCTCTATGTCGAACCCGGCGTCTCCTCCGCCTCCAGCACCTCCGATACCGGCACGCCGGTGACGATTTCCGCGAGCGAGGATTCATCCGGACGCGCACCGATGGCTGCGACCGACGCCCGGCTCTATACGATTTCGTGGGACGACGATTCGGCACTGGCGCTGATCTGCTCGGGTGCGCCGACCGAAGCCGCAGCCGTTGCCGCGGCGATCGCGCCCGCCATTGCGTCAAGCGAACCCTCCGCCGTCGGTCACGCCAATGCCGAAGAGCTCGGCGCCATCCTCGATACCACCGCCGAAGGCATCGTGATGTTCGACGCCGAGGGCAACCTCAATTCGTGCAACCGCAGCGCGGAAGCGCTGTTCGGCTATGACGGCGAAGCCCTCGTGCAACGCAATCTCGCCGAGCTGTTCGCGCCGGAAAGCCAGCGCGTGGTGCAGGATTACCTGGAGAGCATCAAGGGCGCCGGCTTCGCCAGCCTGCTCGACCACGGCCGCGATGCACTGGCGCGGGTGCGCGGCGGCGGCATCATCCCGGTGTCGATGACCATGGGCCGGACCCGGCCCGAGGGCCCGAATTTCTTCGCGGTGTTTCGCGATCTGTCGCAGACCAGGAAGAGCGAGGGCGAACTGCAGCAGGCGCGTCGGTTGGCCGATCGCGCGGCCAACGCCAAGGCCGACATGCTGGCGCGGATCAGCCATGAGGTCCGCACGCCGCTGAACGCCATCATCGGCTTTGCCGAGGTGATGATCGGCGAACGCTTCGGCAGCCTCGGCAACGAGCGCTACGTCGAATACATGAAGGACATCCGCGCTTCCGGCGAGCGCGTGATCGCGATCATCAACGACCTGCTCGACCTCTCGAGGATCGAGACCGGCAAGCTCGATCTCGCTTTCACCAACCAGAACCTCAACGAGCTGGTGGAGAGCTGCGTCGCGGTGATGCAGCCGCAGGCCAATCGCGAGCGCATCATCATCCGCACATCGCTGGCGCATGCGCTGCCGCCCGTCATCGCCGATGCCCGTGCGCTGCGCCAGATCACGCTGAACCTGATCGGCAATTCGATCCAT
- a CDS encoding LysR family transcriptional regulator, translating to MARTRDGFTDMDWDKLKVFHAAAEAGSFTHAGEQLGLSQSAVSRQVSALEQELSVSLFHRHARGLILTEQGDLLFRTAHDVFMQLQAARAKLTDSRERPSGDLKITTTPGVGINWLIPRLGEFTALYPEIRISLIVTDEELDLSMREADVAIRTRKPTQPDLIQRKLFAMGFHAYCSPEYIKRFGTPRTLDELDAHRIITLADGQVAPHLQNRNWLIEAGRNGSGPREAYFKVNNILGLVRACQQGLGIAALPDYLVEENNRLVQLFGESDSIQLDTYFVYPEELKTVARVQVFRDFVVSKAQRWPS from the coding sequence ATGGCACGAACCCGCGACGGATTTACCGATATGGACTGGGACAAGCTGAAGGTGTTTCACGCGGCGGCGGAAGCGGGCAGCTTCACGCATGCCGGCGAGCAGCTCGGCCTGTCGCAATCGGCCGTGTCACGCCAGGTCAGCGCGCTGGAGCAGGAGCTCTCGGTATCGCTGTTCCACCGCCATGCGCGCGGCCTGATCCTGACCGAGCAGGGCGACCTCTTGTTCCGCACCGCGCATGACGTGTTCATGCAGCTGCAGGCGGCGCGCGCCAAGCTCACCGACAGCCGCGAGCGGCCGAGTGGCGATCTCAAGATCACCACCACCCCGGGCGTCGGCATCAACTGGCTGATCCCGCGGCTCGGCGAATTCACGGCGCTTTATCCGGAGATCCGGATTTCGCTGATCGTCACCGACGAAGAACTCGACCTGTCGATGCGCGAGGCCGATGTCGCGATCCGCACCCGCAAGCCGACGCAGCCGGACCTGATCCAGCGCAAGCTGTTCGCGATGGGCTTCCACGCCTATTGCTCGCCGGAATACATCAAGCGCTTCGGCACGCCGCGCACGCTCGACGAACTCGACGCGCACCGCATCATCACGCTCGCCGACGGACAGGTCGCACCGCATCTGCAGAACCGCAACTGGCTGATCGAGGCCGGCCGCAACGGCTCCGGTCCGCGCGAGGCCTATTTCAAGGTCAACAACATCCTCGGCCTGGTGCGTGCGTGCCAGCAGGGCCTCGGCATCGCAGCCTTGCCGGATTATCTGGTCGAGGAAAACAACCGCCTGGTGCAGCTGTTCGGCGAGTCGGATTCGATCCAGCTCGACACCTATTTCGTCTATCCTGAAGAGCTGAAAACGGTGGCGCGGGTGCAGGTGTTCCGCGACTTCGTGGTGAGCAAGGCGCAGCGCTGGCCGTCGTGA
- the trxB gene encoding thioredoxin-disulfide reductase, whose protein sequence is MPAPIHAKVVIIGSGPAGYTAAIYAARAMLEPVLIQGIQPGGQLTITTDVENYPGFADVIQGPWLMEQMEKQASHVGTRIVTDLVTKLELAQRPFRLTCDSGEVYLAETVILATGAQARWLGMPSEEKFKGFGVSACATCDGFFYRGKEVVVVGGGNTAVEEALFLTNFASQVTIVHRRDHFRAERILQDRLFKHPKIKVVWDSAIDEICGTENPGKVTHVRLKNVKTGTLTEVPADGVFIAIGHAPATDLVLGQIKLKPSGYVEVAPNSTATSVPGLFAAGDVADETYRQAVTAAGLGCMAALEAERFLALCASERAAAE, encoded by the coding sequence ATGCCTGCCCCTATCCATGCCAAGGTCGTCATCATCGGTTCCGGCCCGGCCGGCTACACCGCCGCGATCTATGCCGCGCGCGCGATGCTTGAACCGGTGCTGATCCAGGGCATCCAGCCCGGCGGCCAGCTCACCATCACCACCGACGTCGAGAACTATCCGGGCTTTGCCGATGTCATCCAGGGCCCCTGGCTGATGGAGCAGATGGAAAAGCAGGCCAGCCATGTCGGCACCAGGATCGTCACCGATCTCGTCACCAAACTCGAGCTGGCGCAGCGGCCGTTCCGGCTGACCTGCGACAGCGGCGAGGTCTATCTGGCGGAAACGGTCATCCTCGCCACCGGCGCACAGGCGCGCTGGCTCGGCATGCCGTCGGAAGAAAAGTTCAAGGGTTTTGGCGTCTCGGCCTGCGCGACCTGCGACGGATTTTTCTATCGCGGCAAGGAAGTCGTCGTGGTCGGCGGCGGCAACACCGCGGTCGAGGAAGCGCTGTTCCTCACCAATTTCGCGTCGCAAGTGACGATCGTGCATCGCCGCGATCATTTCCGCGCCGAGCGCATCCTGCAGGATCGCCTGTTCAAGCATCCCAAGATCAAGGTGGTATGGGATAGTGCCATCGACGAGATCTGCGGCACCGAAAATCCCGGCAAGGTCACCCATGTCCGCCTGAAGAACGTCAAGACCGGCACGCTGACGGAAGTGCCGGCCGACGGCGTCTTCATCGCGATCGGACATGCGCCCGCAACCGACCTCGTGCTCGGCCAGATCAAGCTGAAACCGTCGGGCTATGTCGAGGTGGCGCCGAACTCGACCGCGACCTCGGTGCCCGGCCTGTTTGCCGCCGGCGACGTCGCCGACGAAACCTACCGGCAGGCGGTCACCGCCGCCGGCCTCGGCTGCATGGCGGCGCTCGAGGCCGAACGTTTTCTCGCATTGTGCGCCAGCGAACGCGCAGCGGCTGAATGA
- a CDS encoding DUF2703 domain-containing protein: protein MSGSCCGGSTKAVEVTVAPQRLETATETVQKCCGDKPARSEKADMRQLPIVWQRLVSAGGTCPRCDATYQHLQSAIVKLREALKPLNVEPILEVREISESSFRKESSQSNRIWIADKPIEEWIGASVGSSKCCSVCGDEPCRTMEVEGAVFEDIPESVIMKAALIAASGLIGQTA, encoded by the coding sequence ATGTCAGGTTCATGCTGTGGCGGGTCTACCAAGGCCGTTGAAGTGACAGTTGCACCGCAGAGACTTGAGACTGCAACTGAGACCGTACAAAAGTGCTGCGGCGACAAGCCAGCAAGAAGTGAAAAGGCTGACATGAGGCAATTGCCGATCGTCTGGCAGCGGCTGGTCAGCGCCGGAGGGACGTGTCCGCGCTGCGATGCGACGTACCAACATCTGCAAAGCGCTATCGTGAAATTGAGAGAGGCACTCAAGCCCCTAAACGTTGAGCCAATCCTCGAAGTTCGGGAAATCAGCGAAAGCTCATTTAGGAAAGAGTCGTCCCAGTCAAACCGCATCTGGATCGCTGATAAACCAATAGAAGAGTGGATAGGTGCCAGCGTTGGAAGCAGTAAGTGTTGCTCGGTTTGCGGCGACGAGCCTTGTCGGACGATGGAAGTAGAGGGAGCTGTCTTCGAGGACATTCCCGAGTCGGTTATCATGAAAGCAGCGCTCATCGCCGCCTCAGGATTGATCGGCCAGACAGCTTGA
- the ltrA gene encoding group II intron reverse transcriptase/maturase codes for MPARAGRPGVGRGESACGSGSDEARLPRHEPKDTGSALLLAVLARENLQRAWKRVRANKGVAGVDGLDIDQTAAHLRTAWPVLREQLLSGTYRPSPVRRVTIPKPEGGERELGIPTVTDRLIQQALLQVLQPILDPTFSEHSYGFRPGRSAHDAVLVAQSYVQSGRRIVVDVDLEKFFDRVDHDILIDRLQKRIGDTGVIRLIRAYLNSGIMDDGVVRTRMMGTPQGGPLSPLLANVLLDEVDKALERRGHCFVRYADDANVYVRSRRAGERVMALLRRLYGKLRLTINETKSAVTGVFGRKFLGYGFWPGPGGVIKRKVADKPLRTFKQCIRQLTGRNGGRSMQDVVDHLRPYIRGWKAYFRLAQTPRVWRELDRWLRHRLRAIQLKQWKRGTTMYRELLALGAKLDVARKVAANSRRWWRNSGMLLNAVLTLNWSDRLGLPRLS; via the coding sequence ATGCCTGCGCGAGCAGGGCGGCCCGGGGTAGGACGCGGTGAATCCGCGTGTGGCTCGGGCAGCGATGAAGCTCGTCTCCCGCGGCATGAACCGAAGGACACAGGGTCAGCGCTGCTTCTAGCGGTACTGGCGAGAGAGAACCTGCAACGGGCGTGGAAGCGGGTGCGGGCCAACAAAGGCGTAGCCGGTGTAGACGGTCTGGATATTGACCAGACTGCCGCGCATCTACGCACGGCGTGGCCCGTGCTCCGCGAGCAACTGTTGTCGGGGACGTACCGGCCCAGTCCGGTGCGACGGGTGACGATCCCCAAGCCTGAGGGTGGGGAGCGCGAGCTTGGCATCCCGACGGTGACGGATCGTCTGATCCAGCAGGCGCTGCTGCAAGTGCTGCAGCCCATTCTTGATCCAACCTTCAGCGAGCACAGCTACGGCTTCCGGCCGGGCCGAAGCGCGCATGACGCCGTCCTTGTGGCGCAGTCATACGTGCAATCGGGCCGCCGGATCGTGGTGGACGTGGACCTGGAAAAGTTCTTTGACCGGGTCGATCACGACATCCTCATCGACCGCCTCCAGAAACGGATCGGGGACACCGGGGTCATCCGGCTGATCCGTGCGTATCTGAACAGCGGGATCATGGACGATGGCGTGGTCCGGACGCGCATGATGGGGACGCCGCAGGGCGGCCCGCTATCGCCGCTGCTGGCCAACGTCCTGCTCGATGAAGTGGACAAGGCGCTGGAACGTCGGGGCCATTGCTTCGTGCGCTACGCCGACGATGCGAACGTCTACGTTCGCAGCCGCCGGGCGGGCGAACGGGTGATGGCGCTGCTTCGGCGGCTCTACGGCAAACTGCGCTTGACGATCAACGAGACCAAAAGCGCAGTGACCGGTGTGTTCGGTCGCAAGTTCCTCGGCTACGGCTTCTGGCCGGGGCCGGGTGGTGTGATCAAACGCAAGGTTGCTGACAAGCCGCTGAGGACGTTCAAGCAGTGCATCCGGCAACTGACCGGCCGCAATGGCGGGCGCAGTATGCAGGATGTGGTGGATCATCTGCGGCCCTACATTCGGGGATGGAAGGCTTACTTCCGGCTGGCGCAAACCCCACGGGTCTGGCGAGAGCTCGACCGGTGGCTGCGTCATCGGCTGCGTGCCATCCAGCTCAAGCAGTGGAAGCGCGGCACGACCATGTACAGGGAATTGCTGGCGCTGGGAGCCAAGCTTGACGTTGCGCGAAAGGTGGCGGCCAACAGCCGTCGCTGGTGGCGTAACAGCGGCATGCTCCTCAACGCCGTGTTGACCCTGAACTGGTCGGACCGGCTGGGACTGCCCCGGCTCTCATGA
- a CDS encoding ParA family protein produces the protein MNVIVFASRKGGSGKSTLAAHLAAHVHKATKPCLLVDADPQGSLTLWHKLRGTNEPPIKTAVNSVSGIVAAAKRDGFEWVFIDTPPNLSAVVDDAIKNATMVIIPARPGVFDVNAVQETIQTCRAARKPYAVVINGAPARRDDAESPIVAIAREALAKFRAPVWGGQITNRADLLMALSHGEGAREYYAEGRAAAEIGRLWAAIERSVKAIRGNASATGAMHKQAA, from the coding sequence ATGAACGTCATTGTTTTCGCATCGCGTAAAGGTGGCTCGGGAAAAAGTACCCTGGCGGCCCATCTCGCGGCGCATGTCCATAAGGCAACGAAGCCCTGTTTGCTCGTCGATGCCGATCCGCAGGGGTCGTTGACCCTGTGGCACAAGCTGCGCGGCACCAATGAGCCGCCGATCAAGACCGCCGTCAATTCCGTCAGCGGGATCGTGGCCGCCGCCAAGCGCGACGGCTTCGAATGGGTGTTCATCGATACGCCGCCGAACCTGTCGGCCGTCGTCGACGATGCCATCAAGAACGCCACCATGGTGATCATTCCGGCACGTCCGGGGGTATTCGACGTCAACGCCGTGCAGGAAACGATTCAGACCTGCCGTGCCGCGCGCAAGCCCTATGCGGTCGTGATCAACGGCGCACCTGCGCGCCGCGACGACGCGGAAAGCCCGATCGTCGCCATCGCGCGGGAAGCTCTCGCCAAGTTCCGCGCACCGGTGTGGGGCGGTCAGATCACCAACCGCGCCGATCTCCTGATGGCGCTCAGCCATGGCGAAGGCGCGCGGGAGTATTATGCCGAAGGCCGTGCGGCGGCGGAAATCGGCCGGCTCTGGGCTGCGATCGAACGCTCGGTGAAGGCGATCCGCGGCAACGCTTCCGCGACCGGCGCGATGCACAAGCAGGCGGCATAG
- a CDS encoding acyl-CoA dehydrogenase family protein: MDFEFSSQHEQVRETVARFAAEEIAPLVAEAEETEVLPRELFRKWAALGLLGVRNPEADGGSGFDKISDCIVREELSRVCQAFASSWSAHTHPLTRAMRTSRYYVAMSASDPTADIPDMQHSSCLADQS, from the coding sequence ATGGATTTCGAATTTTCGTCACAGCACGAGCAGGTGCGTGAGACCGTCGCCCGGTTCGCTGCCGAGGAAATCGCGCCGCTGGTCGCGGAGGCTGAGGAGACCGAGGTTCTTCCCCGCGAACTGTTCCGCAAATGGGCCGCGCTCGGACTGCTCGGCGTGCGTAATCCGGAGGCCGATGGCGGCTCTGGATTCGACAAGATCAGCGACTGCATCGTCCGCGAGGAGCTGAGCCGGGTTTGCCAGGCATTTGCTTCATCCTGGTCGGCGCACACCCACCCGCTGACGAGAGCAATGCGGACATCTCGTTACTACGTCGCGATGTCAGCTAGTGACCCCACAGCGGACATCCCGGACATGCAACACTCAAGCTGTCTGGCCGATCAATCCTGA
- a CDS encoding phasin: MANSDPFSASIIPFEVPEQVRAFAEKGVSQARDSYAKFKDAAETQNSAIEAMFSSASKGASEYSAKLMEIMKANTSATLDFAQELIGVKSPTEAMELWTSHARKQFEAFTASTKELAELGQKVATETVEPIKASASKLFKPAA; this comes from the coding sequence ATGGCCAATTCCGATCCCTTCTCTGCCTCGATCATCCCGTTCGAGGTCCCCGAGCAGGTCCGCGCGTTCGCCGAGAAGGGCGTTTCGCAGGCCCGCGACAGCTACGCCAAGTTCAAGGATGCCGCCGAGACCCAAAACAGCGCCATCGAGGCGATGTTCTCCAGCGCCAGCAAGGGCGCCAGCGAATATTCGGCGAAGCTGATGGAAATCATGAAGGCCAACACCTCGGCGACGCTCGACTTCGCGCAGGAGCTGATCGGCGTGAAATCGCCCACCGAGGCGATGGAGCTGTGGACCTCGCACGCCAGGAAGCAGTTCGAGGCTTTCACCGCCAGCACCAAGGAACTCGCCGAGCTCGGCCAGAAGGTTGCGACCGAAACCGTCGAGCCGATCAAGGCCAGCGCGTCGAAGCTGTTCAAGCCGGCCGCCTGA